The Plutella xylostella chromosome 27, ilPluXylo3.1, whole genome shotgun sequence genome segment agtatcgaaaatagtatcgaatttCCCACGTAAGCACGTGATACTTTCTAACGTTTTGGAATCCGAAAGAGTGAAGGTACCATGTCACAAGTCCCTAATttacaatagggaatatgcaagtgattcaaataaaggtcacatattatttttaataaactttgttatttcagaATTAGGcgtccatcaatatttttgattataattcaTTTTTCAGCAAGTAATTAATTGTTGAAAAGTAGTAAAAAACTGCGGTAAGTTCAAACATTAGAAACGTCACgaattttcttagggcggaagTGACGTAAAACGCTAGTACTTATAtttcaatctcagaataatctaTGCCCATAGAACTGAGCGAAGGCGCGACTTGCgagaattttattattctaagcCGTGAAACAagagtgtgacgtcacacttagCACGCCATCATCACGGGTGTTACAGTGGTCGTGTCGGTTgctaattttaaactttatttaaaataccttaaataacTTCTTTTGgggttgatttttttttactatattaaAGCGATTTAAAACTATTGaataagaaattaaaaaaatatatgcatattccctattctgTTTCAGGTACAAAGGTACAACGGCGCGCCGACAGTGAGCGTCAACTTCCTCCTGCTAGTCTCCTTGGTGACTTCCATCATCCTAACAAATAATACCAAAATGTGATTCTAAAATAGTTTAGggcaataataatttatgggGAATTTGAAGAGAATTTTTAAATGAACTGTCTTTCCTCTTAATTAGAAGTTCATGATTGGGACACTGGAATTCCGACTTTTTTGACACTAACTAGTTACAAAGAGTCGATTTATAAACCTACAACAAGAAAATATgggtaattttgtattttttatattaagtataatataacaaTGCTTTTTTACAAAACCCCtgtgaaaattttatttaaggtaaACGTAGCTATTAACGCCCCTTTTGACTCCTAGCTCGTGTGAACTCTAGGGCACAACAAGTATGCAAAACGTTTCGCATATTTCTTCTTAagtaacatatttttaaatataattttcaattattCGAGTACATATcatactgaaataaaattaggtatacttaatatacACAAAGGGTGCGCAAggaaagatataaaaaaaaacatttataagctgttataaaaatatatttaattttaatataagagAAAATGTCGAATAATCAACATCATCGAGTTAACTAGTTACTTAACAAAAGTTGCTCAGAGAAgaacaaaaaacataataaacggaaatgcaaaaaatatgtatatctacTCACCTAAAAGCCACTTTTTCAATATGAATTTCCAAACTTGTGAATTATTCTGtataaatttagaaaataaatcGTACCTAAATCATCATCGGTACGGTACTTAATTCAAATATAAATGATTTCGGAATACATTATCCATATTGAGGTTACGAAGGCGAGTAGCATCAAACTGCTGACGTCAGCAGCCACGGCGGTGTTGTGACTGAGCTGTGTGCACAACCTCAACCTGGTTTTGTcgtaactggaaaaaatatttttaaaattataatgtaaatcgAGGGTATCAGCTTCCTACTTACTTGCTTACCGTGGAAGATTAAAAATgtcataaataagtattaagggaaaaaaactatttatggGGCTGTCATTTTCACCTGTGGGGTGCAAGGGTGCAGTACAGCGGGGCAGCGACCCAAGTCTGTgagccttaccacaaaaactaaaGACAGTACTTAACAGATGTTTAACGAGAGTTTTGTCAAACGCATAATAAATCTCCAAACTATCGTTTTAACACTTATTAAACAATGTTTCAAGTTTTTGTGATAATACAGATTATCtttctatattttattataactactCACAGTGTTGTTGATCCAGTTGGTGTAGCTAGAGACGCGCGTGAACACGTGAGGGTAGAAGGAATCGGCGCATCTCATCGCAAATGAGGTCACCCCCACCACCACCCCGTTGTACACCAGGGGACCACCGGAGTCACCCTTGCAAGTGCCGGCTCCTGTAGGGGACAAACTCTTATTGTTAGCCAAGATAGGAATGACGACTTGACGAGTCTGGAAAATACCCAACGTGTGTGGACAGACACAAACTTTCTCACAAACATTCATGAATCCTGTGACTTTGAAGCGGGTCTTTTTTTCATCAAAACTCAAACGCACTCAATAGAACTCGTCAAACGTCTCCATAAGTCGGTCCAGCCTGTCGACTTCATAAGTCAGATAAACGAGCTTACCTCCAACACCAAGCAGCCCCGCGCAGAGCATGTTGTTGTATGAGAATCTCGGATAACGTGCGGCGCAGGTGTCTCGGTCCACCTTGCGCAGCCCCACGAGTCGCAGGCCGATGGGGCTTGACTTGATGCATTTCATCTACGGGGTATTACAGTCGTGGTATAAGAAGCCGACAGAAATTACTAAATGGATCATTGGGGTATCATACCAAACATGGGGTTTATTTCCATTTATTATCAAATAGGATATAAGGTCATTATTCACCTATAGTTGCCGATAAAATCCGCAAGGTGAAGTGTTAGATACTCACATCAGTCCGTCCCCACCCGACAGCTACCACAGACGCGTTGTCCGGGACCACATACCCCCCCGGGGGGATGGCGGCTGGCTGCACCGAGCTGCTCCGGTAGTTGCTCACACTGGTCGACAGCACCAACACTGCAACGTCGTTGTCTTTACTCTCCGAATATTTGTAATCCTCGTGGACCAAGGTATTGGACGTCTCATGCTTTGAGCCTCCGCGGTCATTAGGTGGATCCGACGCGAATGACAACTTTAGATGCCCTCAAGATGGTAGTGTCATTGATTATTCTGGATAGATTTAATGGTATGGTGTAAAGTACCTAGATCATTCACCGCATGACTTGATACTACAGTGGCAAAGGGTTCACACCTGTAACACAATTCACATcgtaatttacacaaatagtAAATATATGCGCTACACGGTGCGTTTGGCTGTTTGTCCACCACAACCATCACCATCCGTGACGCTCCGTCAGCGAGAACGACATGAAGGATGACGGCGCTCGGACACTTCATGGCCATGTTAAATGATATCACAAAATTGGCGCTTCAAACGGATGTTACGAATTTTATCTAATAGTTGCCCTAGTTCTGCGTATAATAGCGCCTTAAAGGCGCAGCGAAGCTCTTGGGGGCAGCTCGTAAATTAATGAAAGGGAAATATAGTGAGACGTTCATGATAATTTAGAGAATGGCCAACCGCTAAATcgtaactaagtacttacaacaTTTTGGAATTTAATACCGAAATAAGCAGTGTGCAGCGGTGAGCACGTGGTGCTGTGTGAGTATCACGCCCCCACAGTAACCCCCCAGCAGCCTCTGACCACGCATCTGCAAATACAGTGATAAAGTACGTTACAATGAGGGCTATATAATAACTAACcgcaaattcaaaataacataAGGCTACGTCAAACAGAAAGCATTACCAGCGCGCGTCAGAGCGCTATCATGACGCCGAGCTATGACGccaagataaagataaaatataaaaaatctttattcggTGTCTAGCACCACACATcaaaaaatagtaagtaataacataagtacacaaaaaaataaaataaaaaacgaaatttaaattaaaagtgaatcaaacaaaagaacattaagaataattaaaaaccgaGACCCAGCACCGAAAAGGCCCGTAAGTAACGCATCCTGGTTTGACAAAAAGAAAggtaatttcataatttttaatttttagaaCTTACCTCCTAATTTAACTAAAGTTTTGGGGCCTTACCATCGAAACAGAAATACATGGTAGAAGTTGGCtgtcaaacaaattataaatgattatgttttaattaaaatcttataaaattgtacaatgtaatgtttgtaatatttgtacaacgaagagttaaataaataatatatatttttttttattattataccgtGGTATGTACATCGGTACGTACTTACtcctacttaaaaaaataatgagaaTTCGGAATACATTATCCAAATTGACGTTGCGAAGGCGAGTAGCATCAACCTGGTGACGTCAGCTGCCACGGCGGTGTTGTGACTGTTCTTGTGCACAACCACAACCTGGTTTTGACTTACCTgggatatttaaaattataatgtaaatctAGGGTATCAGCttcctacttacctacctattttagaCGTATTAGGAAGGTatgataacaaaaatattttcttgttcgtcataaataaatgttaagagaagaaacTCTTCAAGGGGGGGCATTCTCAGCCGTGGGGTGCAAGGCTTCAGTACAGCGGGGCACCGCCCCAAGGCTGTATAAttctataatttaattaaactactTACAGTGTTGTTGATCCAGTCGGTGTAGCTAGAGACGCGCATGAATACTTGAGGGTAGAAGGAATCGTCGCATGTCATAACAAACGAGGCCACTCCCACCACCACCCCGTTGTACACCAGGGGACCACCGGAGTCACCCATACAGATACCGGCTCCTGTAGGGGACAAACTCTTATTGTTAGCCGAGCTATGACGACTTCACGAGTCTGGGAAATACCTACCCAACGTGTGTGGACACAAACTTAAGCAAATCACACAAATACTCGATTTGTAGTGGCTTCGTTGCGGGGTCGGTTTTTCAAACCGCAAACGCACTTGATATTACTCGTCAATTGTCTGCATAAGTCGGTCCAGCCCGTCGACGAGTCGGATATACGAGCTTACCTCCAGCACCAAGCAGCCCCGCGCAGAGCATGGAGTCGGGGAGTTCTGGGACCTCCTGCCCCCACCGCGCGGCGCAGGTGTCTCGGTCCACCGTGCGCAGCCCCACGCGCCGCAGGCCGAGGGGGGTTGAGTTGTTGCAGTTCATCTACGGGGTATTACAGTAGTGGTATCGGAAGCCGACAGAAATGACTCAGGGGCTCATTGgggtatataataataataaataataaattttctttattagaTTCGAAAAAGAGTACAAGTTAGTAAAACTAAGATCCCTAGCTCCCCCACTAGGATACCCTGTGTTGGTATCATGCGAAACATGGGGTTTATATCCGTTTATTATCAAATACGAAATTAGGtcattatttacctatgtCGATAAAATCCGGAAGGTGAAGTGTTAGATACTCACATCAGTCAGTCCCCACCCGACAGCTACCACAGACGCGTTGTCCGGGACCACATACCCCCCCGGGGGGATGACGGCTGGCTGCACCGAGCTGCTCCGGTAGTTGCTCACACTGGTCGGCAGCACCAACACTGCCACGTCGTTGTCGAAACCCATCGAATGTTGGTAGTCCTCGTGGACCACGGTCTTGGACGTCGCATGCTCTGAGCCTCCGCGGTCTTTGTAGGTAGATCCGACGCGAATGACAACTTCAGATGCCCTCAAGATGGTAGTGCCAGTAGCAGCTGTAGTGTCATTGATTTTTCTGGAAAGATTTTATAGGTATGGTTACATAGATCATTCACTGTATGATTTGATACTGCAGTGGCAAAGGGTTCACGCCTGTAACACAATTCACATTGCTTCTCTTTTGGATTGActaatttgatattttatattatagtaaATATATGCGCTACACGGTGCCTTAGGCCGTTTGTCCACCACAGCCGTCATCATCCGGGACGCTCCGTCAGCGAGAACGACATGTAGGATGACGGCGCTCGGACACTTCATGGCCATGTTAAATGATATCACAAAATTGGCGACGTCATCACCTCCCGGTTACGGCGGTGGTGGAGGAACAGCCTTAGAGCCGGGACAACTTCCTTTAGACCGCGTCCACGACGCCAGCGAGCGGAGAATTACGTACAGTAAGTAAGCCTCCACCATAAAGGAAATAATCCTAGTTATAATAGTTTATAGTCGCTATTGTGGCTAATCCGTTGTGCTTGGAATCTAGAAATTAATCTAAAAATCGCTAACGATGGCCGTTCTAAAAATTAGAATTAGCATGACGAGGGGGTGGCCTTGGCAGTTTTTGGAATaaacgctttcaaacggaagttaCTATTTTTTATCCACTGGCGGTgctaatattatataatataatagcgAAGCTCTTGGAGGCAGCATGTAAATTAATGACAGGGAAATATAGCTGACCGCTAAATCGTAACTAAGTATATACAAAAATTAAGAATTTATTACACAATTAAGCAGTGCGCAGCGGTGAGCACGTGGTGCTGTGTGAGTATCACGCCCCCAAAGTTACCCAGCAGCCGCTTCTGACCACGCATCTGCAAATACAGCGATAAAGTAcgttacatacatacatatacatacataatacatatgcactcacgactgtaatccccgaaggggtagtcagagatggctcacaagcgagccacccacttttcgcagcacatttttttactCCCGTGATAGGATGCgattgcgaaccatatcgccgttttgggataagtacagtcaggtgcagataaacctgaccccctgcATTTCAAATAGAAATTCTAACTACGCAAAGCCAATTTGTCGGTGTGACGTATGTTGCGGTAGTGCTCGTCTCTATAGACAGATATAGAACTATTTTACTATTCTCCTATTTATATCCATCATTTAGATAATATCCATCATTTACACAAACTAACGAATTCAtagaacaataatattatgaaatacaaaatttaaattctttttgtttttcatctgGGATCGAACCCGCGTCGCAATTATCCGCAAACCAATCATTTGCCCACTACGCCACGAAGCTTGTTAAACTAGTTTGCAAAATAGTGAATATGTTGCTGTTCATTAGCAAAAGTATAGTCTATGTAACTAGTGATAATTGTTtacaatatgaaatattataagcgCAGAgggtattttgaatttatttctcaATTGAAATTGTAGACTTGAAGAGAATGTTTTGTTGCATTGAGATGGGTTTTGTTAATTCCATCTGATTTATATTTACGTATAATTCACACTATTAATTTGTTatcaacattattaatttgtaacgATGACAAACGAATTTATTAACAAGGTCATTGTTAATTGAGTTAAGTGCCAGGACAACATTGGGTTCGTATTTtctctttataattttattggttactttatataagtattattggttttcatttattttacttatagattatcataatatactttttacactatagtaataatgtcacaattattatattcattaaggcatgatcaaattattgttttaaaaggtTACCGAAGATGGATGTCCTATAATGGGCCCTGAAGAACTGTTATAAAATAGCTAAACGCATGACAAGAATCAATTTGAGAATTTTAAAGATGATGTTATGGTTGCTGTTTGCATTGCGTGAGAAATATCTTCTACACGATAACAGCACAACTCGCATTGAAGAAATGGAACATTATAACTATGTT includes the following:
- the LOC125490746 gene encoding trypsin CFT-1-like, coding for MVFSMKLLIMTVLFYYGCCEDTVTVREPPARPGPPANRIVRGHPTTVKTYPYMAYLSSFYTMRGQKRLLGNFGGVILTQHHVLTAAHCLIVKINDTTAATGTTILRASEVVIRVGSTYKDRGGSEHATSKTVVHEDYQHSMGFDNDVAVLVLPTSVSNYRSSSVQPAVIPPGGYVVPDNASVVAVGWGLTDMNCNNSTPLGLRRVGLRTVDRDTCAARWGQEVPELPDSMLCAGLLGAGGAGICMGDSGGPLVYNGVVVGVASFVMTCDDSFYPQVFMRVSSYTDWINNTVSQNQVVVVHKNSHNTAVAADVTRLMLLAFATSIWIMYSEFSLFF
- the LOC105397427 gene encoding trypsin Blo t 3 — encoded protein: MKCIKSSPIGLRLVGLRKVDRDTCAARYPRFSYNNMLCAGLLGVGGAGTCKGDSGGPLVYNGVVVGVTSFAMRCADSFYPHVFTRVSSYTNWINNTLRQNQVEVVHTAQSQHRRGC